Proteins encoded within one genomic window of Saccharopolyspora pogona:
- a CDS encoding tRNA-binding protein, with the protein MSEIEWADFEKVELRVGTIVQAEPNEKARKPAYVLKVDLGEELGTKTSSAQITEHYEPEDLIGRQVLCVCNFAPKRIAGVKSEVLVTGAQDEGNSVVLAGFDHPVPNGTRLF; encoded by the coding sequence ATGTCGGAGATCGAGTGGGCCGACTTCGAAAAGGTGGAGCTGCGGGTGGGGACGATCGTGCAGGCGGAGCCGAACGAGAAGGCGCGCAAGCCCGCTTACGTGCTGAAGGTCGACCTGGGCGAAGAACTCGGGACCAAGACGTCGAGCGCGCAGATCACGGAGCACTACGAACCCGAGGACCTGATCGGCCGCCAAGTCCTCTGCGTCTGCAACTTCGCCCCGAAGAGAATCGCGGGTGTGAAGTCCGAGGTCCTGGTGACCGGTGCCCAGGACGAGGGCAACAGCGTGGTCCTGGCGGGCTTCGACCACCCGGTCCCCAACGGCACCCGCCTCTTCTGA
- a CDS encoding ESX secretion-associated protein EspG, whose protein sequence is MLAQLAKPGLWIEGLWMPDDTNQSPTRLLAAATEEGSVPVVQDPGESEQHGGDLRISVHPRTSVGAAAVQGMPPEPPGKRPRLAVPVADLTQRDNADESFENLDMMQSAGPKRAAPAATTLRAMTEEGHFRDGQFTANLRDRLGRTHRSQVLKWFDAFEPDGRYGLTQQHRPGLGPELVLAPLRPAELGAALENRIAEIRTAA, encoded by the coding sequence TTGCTCGCCCAGCTCGCCAAGCCGGGCCTGTGGATCGAAGGGCTCTGGATGCCCGACGACACCAACCAATCCCCGACCCGGCTGCTGGCAGCGGCCACCGAGGAAGGCTCGGTGCCAGTCGTCCAGGACCCGGGCGAATCCGAGCAGCACGGGGGTGACCTGCGGATCTCCGTGCATCCGCGGACCTCGGTCGGCGCCGCGGCGGTCCAGGGCATGCCGCCGGAACCGCCAGGGAAACGCCCGCGCCTGGCGGTTCCGGTCGCCGATCTCACACAGCGCGACAACGCCGACGAAAGCTTCGAGAACCTCGACATGATGCAGTCCGCCGGTCCGAAGCGAGCCGCCCCGGCGGCCACGACGCTGCGCGCGATGACCGAGGAAGGCCACTTCCGCGACGGCCAGTTCACCGCGAACCTCCGCGACCGGCTGGGCCGCACGCACCGTTCCCAAGTGCTGAAGTGGTTCGACGCCTTCGAACCGGACGGCCGCTACGGCCTGACCCAACAACACCGCCCAGGCCTCGGCCCAGAACTCGTCCTCGCCCCACTAAGACCAGCAGAACTCGGCGCGGCCCTGGAAAACCGGATCGCCGAAATCCGCACCGCCGCCTGA
- a CDS encoding LCP family protein — MNTYQFRNDWSAPAAERPPHRRRSRRGLVLVLLALVLLPVVFAGWLWFHVDSSIRRIDAFPDYPGRPAAGAGTNWLIVGSDSREGLDPEVAAGLHVGDAAGQRTDTIMIAHLPDSSTAPTLLSIPRDSRVQIPGHGKTLINAAFESGGPQLLAQTVEQETGLRIDHYAEVGFGGFAAIVDAVGGVEMCLDEEMHDTKTGQTLQAGCQQMDGSDALTFVRMRYSESTPRSDLDRVANQRKFIGALASEASSFTTLVNPFTDYALADTGANALTMLDEDGTGDLFSLAWAMRGISSGGVVTTTVPVTDGTAHNWDKKKAAELFEAMNTDTQIPEDLITQ; from the coding sequence ATGAACACCTATCAGTTCCGGAACGACTGGAGCGCTCCCGCCGCCGAGCGCCCCCCGCATCGGCGTCGTTCCCGCAGGGGTTTGGTGCTGGTGCTGCTCGCGTTGGTGCTGCTGCCGGTGGTGTTCGCCGGGTGGCTCTGGTTCCACGTCGATTCCTCGATCCGGCGGATCGACGCCTTCCCGGACTACCCGGGCAGACCGGCCGCGGGGGCGGGCACGAACTGGCTGATCGTGGGTTCGGACAGCCGGGAGGGACTGGACCCGGAGGTGGCGGCCGGGCTGCACGTCGGCGACGCGGCCGGCCAGCGCACGGACACGATCATGATCGCGCACCTGCCGGACAGCTCGACCGCCCCGACGCTGCTCAGCATCCCCCGCGACTCGCGGGTGCAGATCCCGGGGCACGGCAAGACGCTGATCAACGCGGCCTTCGAGAGCGGCGGCCCGCAGCTGCTGGCGCAGACCGTGGAGCAGGAGACGGGGCTGCGCATCGACCACTACGCCGAGGTCGGCTTCGGTGGGTTCGCGGCGATCGTCGACGCGGTCGGCGGCGTCGAGATGTGCCTGGACGAGGAGATGCACGACACCAAGACGGGCCAGACGCTCCAGGCTGGCTGCCAGCAGATGGACGGCTCGGACGCCCTGACCTTCGTCCGCATGCGCTACAGCGAGTCGACGCCGCGATCGGACCTGGACCGCGTCGCGAACCAGCGCAAGTTCATCGGTGCCCTCGCTTCGGAAGCGTCGAGCTTCACGACGCTGGTCAACCCGTTCACCGACTACGCCCTGGCGGACACCGGCGCGAACGCCCTGACGATGCTCGACGAGGACGGCACGGGCGACCTGTTCTCCCTGGCCTGGGCGATGCGCGGCATCTCCTCGGGCGGCGTGGTGACGACAACGGTCCCGGTCACCGACGGCACGGCGCACAACTGGGACAAGAAGAAGGCCGCGGAACTGTTCGAGGCCATGAACACGGACACCCAGATCCCCGAGGACCTGATCACGCAGTGA
- the sigJ gene encoding RNA polymerase sigma factor SigJ: MEWPSGRELAEHRPAVFGAAYRLLGSVADAEDVVQDVWLRAAKADLGAVEDLRAWLVTVAARRSYDILRSARVQRESYVGPWLPEPLLTGPDAAEPVLVDESVGSAMLLIMEQLSPPERVAFVLHDVFGLEFARIAEVLGSAVPAARKLASRARHRVAEAKDTAPEAPRAERERLLHAFRSAYETGDLAALVELMHPDAIYLTDGGRKIAAARVPILGGQRISEVMVRVGRRWPARRIDIVEIGGEAAIAFRREGRIHSVDTVSISDGRIGNYRRLLNPEKLAHLQAVTSEQPRSSPW, translated from the coding sequence ATGGAGTGGCCGTCGGGTCGTGAGCTGGCCGAGCACCGGCCGGCCGTCTTCGGTGCCGCGTACCGGCTGCTCGGGAGCGTTGCCGATGCCGAGGACGTCGTGCAGGACGTTTGGCTCCGGGCCGCCAAAGCGGATCTCGGCGCGGTCGAGGACCTTCGGGCGTGGTTGGTGACCGTTGCCGCTCGGCGTTCCTACGACATCCTCAGATCCGCTCGGGTGCAGCGGGAGAGCTACGTCGGGCCGTGGTTGCCGGAGCCGCTGTTGACCGGGCCGGACGCCGCCGAGCCCGTGCTCGTCGATGAATCCGTCGGCTCGGCGATGCTGCTGATAATGGAGCAGTTGAGCCCTCCGGAGCGGGTCGCCTTCGTCCTGCACGACGTGTTCGGGTTGGAGTTTGCGCGGATCGCCGAGGTGCTCGGCAGCGCCGTGCCCGCCGCCCGGAAGCTGGCTTCGCGGGCGCGGCACCGGGTCGCCGAAGCGAAGGACACCGCGCCGGAGGCTCCGCGGGCCGAGCGGGAGCGTCTGCTCCACGCGTTCCGCTCCGCGTACGAGACCGGGGACCTGGCCGCGCTGGTCGAGCTGATGCATCCCGACGCCATCTACCTCACCGACGGTGGCAGGAAGATCGCCGCGGCGCGCGTGCCCATCCTCGGTGGCCAGCGCATCTCCGAGGTCATGGTCCGGGTGGGTCGGCGGTGGCCGGCCCGCCGCATCGACATCGTCGAGATTGGCGGCGAAGCGGCCATTGCGTTCCGCCGGGAGGGCCGCATCCACTCCGTCGACACCGTCTCCATTAGCGATGGCCGGATCGGCAACTACCGGCGGCTGCTCAACCCGGAGAAACTCGCCCACCTCCAGGCGGTCACATCTGAGCAGCCCCGATCGTCTCCCTGGTGA
- a CDS encoding DUF397 domain-containing protein, giving the protein MNAINWRKSSYSGSQSECVEVGWRKSSRSAGQGNCVEVGGGPGIVGVRDTKDRDGAMLMFPRRQWVAFVSGLRDRRW; this is encoded by the coding sequence ATGAACGCGATCAACTGGCGGAAGTCCAGCTACAGCGGCAGCCAGTCCGAGTGCGTCGAGGTTGGCTGGAGGAAGTCGAGCCGAAGCGCCGGGCAAGGAAACTGCGTTGAGGTCGGGGGCGGGCCGGGCATCGTCGGCGTTCGGGATACGAAGGACCGGGATGGGGCCATGCTGATGTTCCCCCGACGGCAATGGGTGGCGTTCGTCTCGGGGTTGCGGGATCGCCGCTGGTGA
- a CDS encoding carboxymuconolactone decarboxylase family protein, which produces MARLNLGTAAPEPYQGFKDADAAIRKGPLDDKVRELVKIRVSQINGCVFCVDMHSREARRIGETEDRLLQLPVWQESELFDERERAALGYAEAATLRDHIDDEQWEELRKAFPDESELGHLIAQVSLINALNLIGVPLQMKPPRR; this is translated from the coding sequence ATGGCACGCCTGAACCTCGGCACAGCGGCACCGGAGCCCTACCAGGGCTTCAAGGACGCCGACGCCGCGATCCGCAAGGGGCCGCTGGACGACAAGGTGCGCGAGCTGGTCAAGATCCGGGTCTCGCAGATCAACGGCTGCGTCTTCTGCGTCGACATGCACAGCCGGGAGGCCCGCCGGATCGGCGAGACCGAGGACCGGCTCCTTCAGCTGCCGGTGTGGCAGGAGTCGGAGCTGTTCGACGAGCGGGAGCGGGCCGCGCTGGGTTACGCCGAGGCGGCGACCCTCCGCGATCACATCGACGACGAGCAGTGGGAGGAGCTGCGCAAGGCGTTCCCGGACGAGTCCGAGCTCGGCCACCTGATCGCCCAGGTTTCGCTGATCAACGCCTTGAACCTGATCGGCGTTCCGCTGCAGATGAAGCCGCCGCGCCGCTGA
- a CDS encoding helix-turn-helix domain-containing protein: MQDTPRARALAKELRAVRNAAGATMRQAGDALGWSEAKVSRFETARRGLTLENVRLFLDALSVAGKTRDRLLKMARELDQPVWWEFGGGVPVQLTELADAESRAVHITSVADVRIPGLLQTREHSRALLSAFGVEPSDRIEQLIAIRQVRQGILTKPDPVEYEAILDEAVLGRAVGSGRLMAEQLDQIVKMAARDNIAIRVIPFSAGEHTGLDGGFHLLEFVSSRPVVHLEQRRSGAFLDDPDDVAPFVQARSTLRQTALEPDDSLELISTYAKRHEREG; the protein is encoded by the coding sequence ATGCAGGACACACCTCGGGCCAGAGCGCTGGCGAAGGAGCTCCGTGCGGTACGCAACGCGGCTGGCGCGACGATGCGGCAGGCCGGTGATGCCTTGGGCTGGTCCGAGGCGAAGGTCAGTCGCTTTGAGACGGCACGGCGCGGCCTCACTTTGGAGAACGTGCGACTGTTCCTGGACGCACTGTCGGTCGCCGGGAAGACCCGTGATCGGCTGCTGAAGATGGCTCGCGAACTTGACCAGCCGGTTTGGTGGGAGTTCGGCGGCGGGGTCCCTGTCCAACTGACCGAGCTCGCGGACGCCGAGAGCCGGGCAGTTCACATCACTTCAGTTGCCGATGTGCGTATCCCCGGCCTCCTGCAAACACGGGAGCACTCTCGCGCTCTGCTGTCGGCGTTCGGTGTCGAGCCGAGTGATCGCATTGAGCAGCTGATCGCTATTCGACAAGTACGCCAAGGGATTCTCACCAAGCCGGACCCTGTTGAGTACGAAGCGATCCTCGACGAAGCCGTGCTCGGCCGAGCGGTGGGCAGTGGTCGGCTAATGGCAGAACAGCTCGACCAAATCGTCAAGATGGCAGCTCGCGACAACATCGCGATCCGGGTCATTCCGTTCTCCGCTGGTGAGCACACCGGGCTGGACGGCGGCTTCCACCTGCTGGAGTTCGTGAGTTCTCGTCCGGTCGTCCATCTGGAGCAACGTCGTAGCGGAGCGTTCCTAGATGACCCGGACGACGTAGCCCCATTCGTGCAAGCTCGGTCTACGCTGCGGCAGACAGCGCTGGAACCGGATGACTCCCTGGAGCTCATCTCGACCTACGCGAAGCGGCACGAACGCGAAGGGTGA
- a CDS encoding zinc finger protein → MSDYLTYVWRPVTGGRHAFPIAATKAPVEERVKAFCGAEAGAAELHDRSEVDWIREDTCMHCWHTLTTRL, encoded by the coding sequence ATGTCTGACTACTTGACCTACGTCTGGCGCCCGGTCACCGGCGGTCGCCACGCGTTTCCCATCGCAGCAACGAAAGCCCCGGTCGAGGAGCGAGTGAAGGCGTTCTGCGGGGCGGAAGCGGGCGCGGCGGAGCTGCACGATCGGTCCGAAGTGGACTGGATTCGCGAGGACACCTGCATGCACTGCTGGCACACCCTCACCACCCGGCTGTGA
- a CDS encoding class I SAM-dependent methyltransferase, which produces MTQREAPFTNESEARNCERVMGDSRHGLVPETNQQVWDQRYLSREQLFSGEPNGVLVSEVVGLPPGQALDVGCGEGADARWLAECGWQVTAVDVSRVALERAAREAGRHGVAWTCADLSTTAPPAAAFDLVSAQYFPLRHEPDHTAACGLLAAVAPGGTFLFVGHDPGDLPPGTDHGFDPSDYYHPHEIAGLLDDDWAVLVDETRPRTASPPPGTHHAHDTVLRAKRLR; this is translated from the coding sequence ATGACCCAACGGGAAGCTCCGTTCACGAACGAATCGGAAGCCCGCAACTGCGAACGCGTCATGGGCGATAGCCGGCACGGCCTGGTGCCGGAAACGAATCAGCAGGTCTGGGACCAGCGGTACCTGAGCCGCGAGCAGCTTTTCAGTGGCGAGCCGAACGGGGTGCTCGTCAGCGAGGTGGTGGGACTGCCGCCGGGGCAGGCGCTCGACGTGGGCTGCGGCGAAGGTGCCGACGCCCGCTGGCTGGCCGAGTGCGGTTGGCAGGTCACCGCGGTCGACGTCTCGCGGGTGGCGCTGGAGCGCGCCGCCCGGGAGGCGGGCCGCCACGGGGTGGCCTGGACGTGCGCGGACCTGAGCACCACTGCGCCGCCCGCCGCCGCGTTCGACCTGGTGTCGGCCCAGTACTTCCCGCTCCGGCACGAGCCCGACCACACGGCTGCGTGCGGGCTGCTGGCCGCCGTCGCCCCGGGCGGCACGTTCCTGTTCGTCGGCCACGATCCCGGCGACCTCCCGCCGGGCACCGACCACGGTTTCGACCCGAGCGACTACTACCACCCGCACGAGATCGCCGGTCTCCTCGACGACGACTGGGCCGTCCTGGTCGACGAAACCCGCCCGCGAACCGCCTCGCCGCCGCCCGGCACCCACCACGCCCATGACACCGTCCTCCGGGCGAAACGCCTGCGATAA
- a CDS encoding class I SAM-dependent DNA methyltransferase, with protein sequence MTDSSSHLGATADAYDAVAVLYTEYVRNALDGLALDRAVLAAFAELARNTNAGHVAELGCGPGHMTAHLRELGLDVFGIDLSPVMIDLAREAYSHLRFEVGSMDALNLPDDKLDGIVSWYSIIHAPPQDVPSYLAEFQRVLAPGGHLLLAFFEAEGGPVTAFDHKVTTAYRWPIDDLAELAGEAGFAEIGRMLREPREDERYRRGHLLMRLDKQLG encoded by the coding sequence GTGACTGACTCTTCCTCGCACCTCGGTGCGACAGCGGATGCCTATGATGCCGTCGCCGTCCTCTACACCGAATACGTCCGCAACGCACTTGACGGGCTTGCGCTGGATCGTGCGGTGCTCGCCGCGTTCGCCGAGCTCGCACGGAACACCAACGCCGGGCACGTCGCCGAACTCGGGTGCGGCCCCGGACACATGACCGCGCACCTGCGGGAGCTGGGGCTGGACGTCTTCGGGATCGACCTGTCACCGGTGATGATCGACCTCGCCCGCGAGGCATACTCGCATCTGCGGTTCGAGGTCGGTTCCATGGACGCCCTGAACCTGCCCGACGACAAACTGGACGGCATCGTGTCCTGGTACTCCATCATCCACGCCCCACCGCAGGACGTGCCCTCCTACCTCGCCGAGTTCCAGCGGGTACTCGCACCTGGCGGCCACCTCTTGCTCGCCTTCTTCGAAGCAGAAGGCGGGCCGGTTACCGCGTTCGACCACAAAGTCACGACCGCCTACCGATGGCCGATCGACGACCTCGCGGAACTAGCCGGCGAAGCAGGATTCGCCGAAATCGGCCGGATGCTACGCGAACCGCGCGAGGACGAGCGATACCGCCGAGGCCATCTCCTCATGCGCTTGGACAAGCAACTCGGTTGA
- a CDS encoding SSI family serine proteinase inhibitor translates to MLAKTMRRALLASALIAGTVIASASTVAAAPANGPSALRLSLDTGGASVRSFAVLECHPAGGTHKHAAQACTELETVQADFRQMTPDQSKACTLQYQPITAKLEGNWHGKPVSFTETYPNSCVLKSETGAVFDL, encoded by the coding sequence GTGTTGGCGAAAACAATGCGTCGTGCCCTGCTCGCGTCGGCCCTGATCGCCGGAACAGTGATCGCCTCCGCATCGACGGTCGCGGCGGCCCCGGCGAATGGCCCCAGCGCGCTCCGGCTCTCGCTGGACACGGGCGGCGCTTCGGTGCGCAGCTTCGCGGTCCTCGAATGTCACCCGGCGGGAGGCACGCACAAGCACGCGGCGCAAGCGTGCACGGAACTCGAAACGGTCCAAGCGGATTTCCGGCAGATGACGCCGGACCAGTCGAAGGCCTGCACCCTCCAGTACCAGCCCATCACGGCGAAGCTCGAAGGCAACTGGCACGGAAAACCCGTGAGCTTCACGGAAACCTACCCGAACAGCTGCGTCCTGAAGTCCGAAACCGGAGCGGTCTTCGACCTCTGA
- a CDS encoding GtrA family protein encodes MPSNTASVLRQVKRLGFFTQAFRFGLVGIGGAVVDYGSLRLILAAGVWPELARVLSFIIGSTAVYLVNRRWTFTSRRNPREVVALTVVLAVAFALVGGVNALALRLLPDSPWQITLAWAISQAVATTFNFLAQRTFVFRNRPGERPAQPAGE; translated from the coding sequence TTGCCTTCGAACACGGCGAGCGTTCTGCGGCAGGTGAAGCGGTTGGGTTTCTTCACGCAAGCGTTCCGATTTGGCCTGGTGGGGATCGGCGGCGCGGTCGTCGACTACGGCAGCCTCAGACTGATCCTCGCCGCGGGGGTTTGGCCCGAGCTGGCCCGAGTCCTCAGCTTCATCATCGGAAGCACTGCGGTCTACCTGGTGAACCGCCGCTGGACGTTCACCTCGCGCCGGAACCCGCGCGAGGTCGTAGCGCTGACCGTCGTCCTCGCGGTGGCTTTCGCCCTGGTCGGAGGGGTGAATGCACTGGCTCTCCGACTCCTCCCGGACTCGCCCTGGCAGATCACGCTCGCCTGGGCGATCTCCCAAGCGGTGGCGACAACCTTCAACTTCCTAGCCCAACGCACATTCGTGTTCAGAAACCGACCAGGAGAACGCCCAGCCCAACCCGCCGGCGAGTGA
- a CDS encoding mycothiol transferase, whose translation MLPFPEPTAPASSRGEVFLCYLDFFRATAIAKVEALPEADLRRSRLPSGWTPLELLKHLTHVELRWIEWGFEGRQVENPWGDWKNDRWQVDPGETRESLTTCLRTQGEHTSEVVRTTDLAAVGQPGPRWRGAEPATLERVLFHLLQEYARHLGHLDVVAELATGETGE comes from the coding sequence ATGCTCCCGTTCCCGGAACCGACGGCGCCCGCGTCGTCGCGTGGCGAGGTGTTCCTCTGCTACCTCGACTTCTTCCGCGCCACCGCGATCGCGAAGGTCGAGGCCCTGCCGGAGGCGGACCTGCGCCGCAGCCGACTGCCGTCCGGGTGGACACCGCTGGAACTGCTCAAGCACCTGACCCACGTCGAACTGCGCTGGATCGAATGGGGGTTCGAAGGCCGGCAGGTCGAAAACCCATGGGGCGACTGGAAGAACGATCGCTGGCAAGTCGACCCGGGGGAAACCCGGGAGTCCCTGACGACGTGTCTGCGGACCCAGGGCGAACACACCAGCGAGGTCGTGCGGACCACGGACCTGGCGGCGGTGGGCCAACCGGGCCCCCGCTGGAGAGGAGCGGAACCGGCAACCCTGGAGCGGGTCCTGTTCCACCTGCTGCAGGAATACGCCCGCCACCTCGGCCACCTCGACGTGGTCGCAGAACTCGCCACCGGCGAGACAGGTGAGTGA